Proteins encoded within one genomic window of Bombina bombina isolate aBomBom1 chromosome 1, aBomBom1.pri, whole genome shotgun sequence:
- the LOC128665396 gene encoding P2Y purinoceptor 1 has translation MEEETAILTHGNGSVKCEVNFEFTFYFLSSVYLLVFIIGLIANVFGLWNLCLNWKNWSSLNVFVLNLGIADLLYVITLPFFVSYYHREETWMFGFGFCRLTRCVFHINMYASISFLTCISVQRYLGIVHPMKMMGRFRNLRYSFIISFLVWIWVLLQVLPNLLFMNTDRNATHCHDSTGNENLEIYKLYTIIITISGFFIPFLIIVVCYTRVLAVLKRNNNVDSSLIQRSMRLVCIIMILFFVCFCPFYVLRNVNLLSRSWQLQGTCTQTLKSLYISYQVTRGLASLNSAINPLVYLVTNENFVSKFRTMRRKSLHTLASLKKFTTRGDSRQQSISVSKDQEEEDHTEESKE, from the coding sequence ATGGAAGAAGAAACTGCTATTCTTACACATGGAAATGGCAGTGTTAAATGTGAAGTAAACTttgagtttacattttattttttatcttctgTTTATCTTCTGGTCTTCATAATTGGATTAATTGCCAATGTATTTGGATTATGGAATTTGTGCTTGAACTGGAAGAACTGGAGTTCTCTAAATGTGTTTGTGCTGAATCTTGGAATTGCTGACCTGCTCTATGTGATTACACTGCCATTTTTTGTGTCATATTACCACAGAGAAGAAACATGGATGTTTGGTTTTGGATTCTGTCGGCTTACTCGCTGCGTCTTTCACATAAATATGTACGCAAGCATTAGCTTTCTCACCTGTATAAGTGTCCAGCGTTACCTGGGCATTGTGCACCCAATGAAAATGATGGGACGTTTCCGTAATTTACGCTACTCTTTTATAATTAGCTTCCTTGTCTGGATATGGGTGCTACTGCAGGTATTGCCAAATCTCCTGTTTATGAACACTGATAGAAACGCCACACATTGTCATGACTCTACTGGGAATGAAAATCTAGAAATCTACAAACTTTACACAATCATTATAACTATTTCTggcttctttattccatttctcatcATTGTGGTGTGCTATACACGTGTCCTTGCCGTACTCAAAAGAAATAATAACGTGGATTCCAGCTTGATACAAAGAAGCATGAGACTTGTTTGCATTATtatgatattgttttttgtttgtttttgccctTTTTATGTTCTTCGGAATGTCAATTTGCTTTCCAGAAGTTGGCAGCTACAAGGAACTTGCACTCAGACCTTAAAGAGCCTATACATTTCTTATCAGGTTACCCGAGGTTTGGCAAGTCTGAACAGTGCCATTAACCCTTTGGTTTACTTAGTGACAAATGAAAACTTTGTATCTAAATTCAGAACCATGAGGAGGAAATCCTTGCATACTCTAGCGTCACTGAAGAAATTTACAACTCGTGGGGACAGCAGACAACAGAGTATAAGTGTGAGCAAAGATCAGGAAGAG